The DNA region ACCCGGCGGGCAATCCGTCACGGGGAAAGGACCCGACATGACTGCCGGCATCGTGTATCTGCCGACCCGGAAGCGCACGCCGATCGTGGGCATTGGCGATATCGTCGAGCACTCAGACGATGCTTGCGCGGGTGCGGACCCGTCGCGGTCCGAGAAGGGGGACATCAGCTTGGTCTTCGAGGGGGTGCCCCGCGGTGCGAAGGTGGCTGTCTATTGGGACTTCGAGAATTTGCTGATCTCTCAGTACAAGTACGTCCACGGCAAGCAGGCCTGGGATGTCGATGACTTCTCGGCGCAACTGCGCAAGGCCAGGGAGTCGCCGATCGATACGAGCGTCGTGCTGCGATACGCGGCCACACTCGGGACGGTGGCCGTGAACCGGGCGTACTGCGACTGGACTCGGCCCCTGTTCCGCAGCTACGGAGCGGAGCTGGCCAAAGTCGGTGGCGAGCCCGTCCAGCAGTTCGCGGCGACGGCGGCGAAGAACGGTGCCGACATCCGGATGGCGCTCGACATCGCCGAGGATCTCACTTTCGATGCCGACGTCACCGACGTGCTGATCTGTTCGGGGGATTCCGACTTCCTCGCCCTCGTCGAACACGTGCACCGCGGCGGCAGGCGAATCCATGCCATCGGAGTGGAGGGGTCCACCAACGGGGTGTGGGCGAAGGCGTGCGATTTCCGCGAGTACAACGAGCTGGTCAACCTCGGTTCCGTTGTCGCGCGGTCTCCGTCGCCCGTCGCCGCCGACGAGTTGCTCGCGGTTCTGCGCAGACTGCCCGACGGGCAGTGGTTGCCGACGGATGCGGTGGCGTGCCTCCTGCAGCGAGGGAACTGGGCTGCGGATCCGACGACACCGGACATCGACGGGGTGATCGCCGCCGCCCTCGCGGATGGGCTCATCGAGTCGGCGGGCTCGGCGCATTCCGCTCGAATCCGGATGGCTGCGGCTGCCGAGGTGGTCGAGGAGCTACCGGACGAGATCGAGCTACCCGACGAGGTCGAGGCGGTACCCGACGTGCCGGTCACGGTTCGCGTCGGCCGATGGCCGAAGGTCGAACGCGCCGCGCGGCGAGTGCACCCGCTCGCGGTCAGTGCCGCGGTTCACGCCCGAAAACGATGGGAGACATGGTGGTATCGAACACGGGTGTGAACGAAGCACCCCGGCAGGTGGCCGTCTATTGGCATCTCGAGAACTTGGTGTCCAGTCAATACAACAAGATGTTCGGTTCCGGCCAATGGACGCGGGACAAGCTGAACATGGCCCGCAAAACACCCGAGGATCTCTCCATGGCGCTCGGACGCGCGCGCGTCGATGTCAAGGGTCTGGTTGGGCACGCGCAGTCGCTCGGCGGTCTGGTGATCAACCGGGTCTACGCGGACTGGTCTGTGGGGATGTTCAAGGAGTACCGGCTCGGACTGTCGGCCGTCCGACCCGTCGACTTCGTTCAGGTGTACCGCAGCGTGCCGGTGCGAACCGATATCCAACTTCCGATCGACGTCGTCGCCGATCTGGACCGGTACTCCGGCATCACGGACGTCCTGGTGTGCAGCGGGACAGTGGGTTTCGAGACCGTCGCGACGCACGCGGAGGCGCGGGGGCGGCGGGCCCACGCGATCGGCTTCGCCACCGGCAACAACGCGTCATGGTGTGCGGCAACACAGTTTACGGAGTACGCCGACATCGCGGCGACAGCTCAGATGCCGCCGCTGCCCGCAGCCACCGCTCGCGCGCTGGTGGCGCCGTTCTCGGGCGACTACAGCAGGACTCTGGGTTGCAAGGCACTGCG from Mycobacterium sp. DL includes:
- a CDS encoding NYN domain-containing protein encodes the protein MNEAPRQVAVYWHLENLVSSQYNKMFGSGQWTRDKLNMARKTPEDLSMALGRARVDVKGLVGHAQSLGGLVINRVYADWSVGMFKEYRLGLSAVRPVDFVQVYRSVPVRTDIQLPIDVVADLDRYSGITDVLVCSGTVGFETVATHAEARGRRAHAIGFATGNNASWCAATQFTEYADIAATAQMPPLPAATARALVAPFSGDYSRTLGCKALRSAVTGVDPKALGYPSFWGLLRAAALEGLLEVTGTNQDKSTVRLNRTVVDVPA
- a CDS encoding NYN domain-containing protein; this encodes MTAGIVYLPTRKRTPIVGIGDIVEHSDDACAGADPSRSEKGDISLVFEGVPRGAKVAVYWDFENLLISQYKYVHGKQAWDVDDFSAQLRKARESPIDTSVVLRYAATLGTVAVNRAYCDWTRPLFRSYGAELAKVGGEPVQQFAATAAKNGADIRMALDIAEDLTFDADVTDVLICSGDSDFLALVEHVHRGGRRIHAIGVEGSTNGVWAKACDFREYNELVNLGSVVARSPSPVAADELLAVLRRLPDGQWLPTDAVACLLQRGNWAADPTTPDIDGVIAAALADGLIESAGSAHSARIRMAAAAEVVEELPDEIELPDEVEAVPDVPVTVRVGRWPKVERAARRVHPLAVSAAVHARKRWETWWYRTRV